One genomic window of Bremerella sp. JC817 includes the following:
- a CDS encoding phosphoribosyltransferase family protein: MAKAVVKMRRFSGWSQMLGRQVAGLLLPGTCCLCRAEVADYRSSHVICDCCQQRLTKQRHCSRCSAVLAHDQVLPDGGCPWCHHLKLPFDAIFAVGNYEGSLRDALLQAKLRGGSAAAWDLGQLLAGRCDSLQDASPVAVPVPMYWTRRLRRGIHTAQLLAKSLASAGNWSCFPLVSCQRPLAKQSELPFSSRKANVRGAFAVRGTVPTDRPIVLVDDIMTTGATLTELGRVLRQAGAQQVYVAIVARSTPDYVNA, translated from the coding sequence GTGGCAAAAGCGGTCGTCAAGATGCGTCGATTCAGCGGTTGGTCTCAGATGCTTGGTCGCCAGGTTGCTGGTCTGCTATTGCCAGGGACTTGTTGTCTCTGCCGGGCCGAAGTCGCCGACTATCGCAGTTCCCACGTCATCTGCGATTGTTGTCAGCAACGCCTCACCAAGCAGCGACATTGTTCGCGCTGCAGTGCCGTGCTAGCTCACGACCAGGTATTGCCTGACGGGGGCTGCCCGTGGTGCCATCATCTGAAGCTGCCGTTCGATGCAATCTTTGCGGTGGGCAATTACGAGGGCTCGCTTCGCGACGCGCTACTGCAAGCGAAGCTGCGTGGAGGCTCGGCGGCAGCATGGGACCTGGGTCAACTTCTGGCAGGCCGGTGTGACTCGCTGCAGGATGCTTCCCCAGTGGCGGTCCCGGTACCGATGTACTGGACGCGTCGCCTTCGTCGGGGAATTCATACCGCACAGCTTCTCGCAAAATCCCTGGCCTCGGCTGGCAATTGGTCCTGTTTTCCGCTGGTTTCGTGTCAAAGGCCGCTCGCGAAACAGAGTGAGCTACCTTTCTCTAGCCGCAAGGCGAACGTCCGTGGGGCATTCGCCGTAAGAGGAACCGTCCCGACAGATCGGCCGATTGTGCTGGTTGACGACATTATGACCACCGGAGCGACTCTGACGGAGCTAGGGCGTGTCCTCCGCCAGGCAGGGGCCCAGCAGGTTTACGTAGCGATCGTGGCAAGGTCGACTCCCGACTACGTTAACGCTTAA
- the flgG gene encoding flagellar basal-body rod protein FlgG, which yields MSVQTLYTAATGMQSMQTKLDVIANNLANVNTTGFKKDRANFEDLFYDHIVLPGEQDSTGNLTPTGTSVGLGVRVSSVQTDFQQGAFTTTERELDLLVEGEGFFQVLDPTGEIYYTRAGNFAINSNGQVVTGSAGIGRPIEPALVIPQDATAVAISPDGIVSVQQPGSSTLNEVGQIQLATFINPEGLLKIGENLYAETGSSSAPITGNPQTNGLGQIRSGMLEASNVEPVQELIDLITTQRAFELNSQTIQAGDQILQLISNLRR from the coding sequence ATGAGCGTTCAAACCCTCTACACCGCAGCCACCGGCATGCAGTCGATGCAAACCAAGCTCGACGTCATCGCCAATAATCTGGCCAACGTGAACACCACAGGGTTCAAGAAAGACCGGGCCAACTTCGAAGACCTGTTCTACGATCACATCGTACTGCCCGGCGAACAGGACTCGACCGGTAACCTCACCCCAACCGGCACCTCGGTCGGTCTTGGTGTTCGCGTTTCCAGCGTTCAGACCGACTTCCAGCAAGGTGCTTTCACCACGACCGAACGCGAGCTTGACTTGCTGGTCGAAGGAGAAGGCTTCTTTCAAGTGCTCGATCCAACCGGTGAAATTTATTACACCCGAGCCGGCAACTTCGCAATCAACTCTAACGGTCAGGTTGTCACCGGTTCCGCCGGGATTGGCCGCCCGATCGAACCTGCCCTCGTCATTCCGCAAGACGCCACCGCCGTTGCGATCAGCCCCGACGGCATCGTTTCGGTTCAGCAGCCAGGCTCGAGCACGCTGAACGAAGTGGGTCAGATCCAACTGGCAACCTTCATCAATCCAGAAGGTCTGCTGAAGATCGGCGAAAACCTGTACGCCGAAACCGGTTCTTCGAGTGCTCCGATTACCGGCAATCCTCAAACCAACGGCCTCGGCCAGATTCGCAGCGGCATGCTGGAAGCCTCGAACGTCGAGCCTGTCCAAGAACTGATCGACCTGATCACCACCCAGCGAGCGTTCGAGTTGAACTCGCAAACGATTCAGGCTGGCGATCAGATCCTGCAACTCATCTCGAACCTGCGTCGATAG
- a CDS encoding flagellar hook-basal body protein: MVYGLYISAEGAQAQSRRLEVIANNLANVNTPGFKSEFAILEARDSEAINEYLDSPGSGSINNIGGGVMVRETKTSFEPGPITPTGNREDLAIRGDGYFQVQYGDQVLLTRGGNFLFTPEGNLTTQEGYPVLGIDGTPIQVDPEAKAVQPGEYFNDRGEVIIGGEAIPLGIARPQSNADLVKFGKNFFRSLGPVNQIPEEERSAAPGMLERSAANPITEMMAMIETTRAYESNVNMIKTQDEALGNLLGRVLRQS, encoded by the coding sequence ATGGTTTACGGCCTGTACATTTCGGCAGAGGGTGCTCAAGCCCAGTCGCGTCGCCTTGAGGTGATCGCGAATAACCTGGCGAACGTGAACACCCCAGGCTTCAAGAGTGAATTCGCGATCCTCGAAGCTCGCGATTCCGAAGCGATCAACGAATATCTCGACTCCCCTGGTTCCGGCTCCATCAACAACATTGGTGGCGGCGTGATGGTTCGCGAAACCAAGACCAGCTTCGAGCCTGGTCCGATCACCCCAACCGGCAACCGCGAAGACCTGGCCATCCGTGGCGATGGTTACTTCCAGGTTCAATACGGCGATCAGGTCTTGTTGACCCGCGGCGGTAACTTCCTGTTCACGCCTGAAGGCAACCTGACCACGCAAGAAGGTTACCCAGTGCTGGGCATCGATGGCACGCCGATCCAAGTCGATCCGGAAGCCAAGGCAGTCCAGCCAGGCGAATACTTCAACGATCGCGGCGAAGTGATCATCGGCGGAGAAGCCATTCCGCTGGGTATCGCTCGCCCGCAGTCGAATGCCGACCTGGTGAAGTTCGGGAAGAACTTCTTCCGGTCGCTTGGTCCGGTGAATCAGATTCCGGAAGAAGAACGAAGTGCTGCCCCGGGCATGCTCGAACGTTCCGCCGCGAACCCGATCACCGAAATGATGGCGATGATCGAAACGACGCGAGCCTACGAGTCGAACGTCAACATGATCAAGACCCAAGACGAAGCCCTGGGCAACCTGCTCGGCCGAGTCTTGCGTCAATCGTAA
- a CDS encoding LptF/LptG family permease, which translates to MLLIDRYLLFQFLKSFLIFFISFTGLFIVIDSFNNLDEFLKYGDQTGSTFGVLWDYYSPRVFTFFGMTSGILTLISAMFTVTWIQRHNEMTALMAAGISQARIVRPIVIAVIVIAVLGVLNRELLIPHYMDRLTRNAQDWLGESRKTLQQQFDNRTDVLINGAATFAKEQRIESPVFRLPREFDGVGKEVMGATADYMPPTADRPGGFLVSGVTKPETTAGVASVELPDGPLLLMPDDHPWMEQGQCFLVTDLTFEQLTASSQWRDYASTYALISTLSNRSLDVGADVRVEIHSRIVQPFLDITLLFLGLPIVLRKENRNIFIAIGYCLLLVVCFYAVTLACKAMGANYWIIRSPVVAAFMPLIVFVPIATAMSSPLRD; encoded by the coding sequence ATGCTTCTAATCGACCGATACCTGTTATTTCAGTTCCTCAAGTCGTTTCTGATCTTCTTCATCAGTTTCACGGGACTGTTTATTGTCATCGACTCGTTCAATAACCTGGACGAGTTCTTGAAGTATGGCGACCAGACAGGCAGTACGTTCGGCGTGTTGTGGGATTACTACAGCCCGCGCGTGTTTACCTTCTTCGGGATGACCAGCGGTATCCTGACGCTGATCTCGGCAATGTTCACCGTGACGTGGATTCAGCGTCATAACGAAATGACGGCCCTCATGGCGGCAGGGATTTCGCAGGCCCGCATCGTGCGACCGATTGTGATCGCAGTGATCGTGATCGCCGTGCTGGGTGTGCTGAATCGCGAACTGTTGATTCCCCATTACATGGATCGATTGACACGTAACGCTCAGGACTGGCTGGGCGAATCTCGCAAGACTCTTCAGCAGCAGTTTGACAATCGGACCGACGTGCTGATCAACGGGGCGGCGACCTTTGCCAAGGAACAGCGGATCGAGTCCCCTGTGTTTCGCTTGCCGCGAGAGTTCGATGGCGTGGGGAAGGAAGTCATGGGCGCCACAGCGGACTACATGCCCCCAACGGCCGATCGTCCCGGCGGATTTCTCGTCAGCGGAGTTACCAAGCCAGAAACAACCGCGGGTGTCGCCTCGGTCGAATTGCCGGACGGACCACTTCTGTTGATGCCGGACGACCATCCCTGGATGGAGCAAGGTCAGTGCTTTCTAGTGACCGACCTCACCTTCGAGCAGCTGACTGCCAGCAGCCAATGGCGCGACTATGCTTCGACGTACGCGTTGATTTCGACGCTCAGCAATCGCAGCCTCGATGTTGGCGCAGATGTTCGGGTCGAGATTCATAGCCGCATCGTGCAGCCATTCCTCGATATCACGTTGCTGTTCCTGGGGCTGCCCATTGTCTTACGAAAAGAGAATCGCAATATCTTCATCGCGATCGGCTACTGCTTGTTGCTGGTCGTTTGCTTTTACGCGGTGACCCTGGCCTGCAAGGCCATGGGAGCGAATTACTGGATCATTCGCTCTCCGGTTGTCGCGGCATTCATGCCTTTGATCGTGTTCGTTCCCATTGCCACAGCAATGTCGTCACCGCTACGTGACTAG
- a CDS encoding flagellar basal body L-ring protein FlgH translates to MKSAPIIIALLLTVSVGSVASAQQGGPISSLSQRSLEAASAASGTPYNDTTENMSWYYRELPPPRQVQVHDLIHIRVDERSQAFSDGEIDRKKSGQYAAILTDWLRLDGLDSIKPAVQADGDPRIVGTLNQRLKSQAEMETTEGLKFTIAAEVQEILPNGTLKLEARKTITVNDEIWIYHLRGTCRTEDINPSNTVLSEHLADLTITKEDQGSVRDAYRRGWLLNLWDKVHWF, encoded by the coding sequence ATGAAGTCCGCCCCAATCATCATCGCTTTGCTGCTGACCGTTTCAGTCGGCAGCGTCGCGTCGGCCCAGCAAGGTGGACCGATTTCGAGCTTGAGCCAACGCTCGCTCGAAGCTGCCTCGGCCGCCAGCGGCACGCCTTACAACGACACGACCGAAAACATGAGCTGGTACTACCGCGAGTTGCCACCACCTCGCCAGGTTCAAGTTCACGACCTGATTCATATCCGCGTCGACGAACGTTCGCAGGCCTTCTCCGACGGCGAAATCGATCGCAAGAAGAGTGGCCAGTACGCGGCGATTCTGACCGACTGGCTTCGTCTGGATGGGCTCGATTCGATCAAGCCAGCCGTGCAAGCCGATGGCGATCCACGAATCGTCGGCACGCTCAACCAGCGTCTGAAATCGCAGGCCGAAATGGAAACGACTGAAGGCCTCAAGTTCACGATCGCCGCCGAAGTTCAAGAGATCCTGCCGAACGGCACCTTGAAGCTGGAAGCACGCAAGACAATCACCGTCAATGATGAAATCTGGATCTATCACCTGCGTGGCACCTGCCGCACGGAAGACATCAACCCAAGCAATACGGTCCTGAGTGAACACCTGGCTGATCTGACCATCACCAAGGAAGACCAGGGCTCGGTTCGCGACGCATATCGCCGCGGCTGGTTACTGAACCTGTGGGACAAAGTCCACTGGTTCTAA
- a CDS encoding flagellar basal body P-ring protein FlgI, with protein MNTITTHTLSLLIAIALLFSAGRSVEAQVARSQYSSIDSQRFQINRPLSDFVRVKGQEGNYLQGVGLVVGLKGTGDANSTPTHAALALMLKHMGSNSGNGVGGEYTPEELKNVKNTALVIVRANVPAEGAEEGDFIDCEVSAISAKSLDGGTLAISTLQGPNPHDKTVWALASGAVQLYQDKIPTRGYVQKGCRIERTIRNPFVTADGKVFLVIKEGHKDWRMAQEIVFGVNNLEQNISRGNSGQIARALDQKTIEVTIPPQYKQEPVFFVSILMETPIVDSLLNNKVVINRYQNLIVIGSDVEIGPVVINHNGIKVETANPEASKFVSIDTQKQYATRLKDLEDALTALKVPAEDIIDIVEALHHQGKVYGELIYIN; from the coding sequence ATGAACACAATCACGACTCACACGCTGTCCCTGCTGATCGCCATCGCCCTGCTGTTTTCGGCAGGCCGTTCGGTTGAAGCTCAAGTCGCTCGCAGCCAGTACAGCTCGATCGATTCGCAGCGATTCCAGATCAACCGTCCTTTGTCCGACTTCGTGCGTGTCAAAGGCCAGGAAGGGAACTACCTGCAAGGCGTTGGCCTGGTGGTCGGTTTGAAGGGCACTGGCGACGCGAACTCGACGCCAACCCACGCTGCCCTCGCCCTGATGCTGAAACACATGGGCAGCAACTCGGGCAATGGTGTTGGTGGCGAATACACGCCGGAAGAACTGAAGAACGTCAAGAACACCGCCCTGGTGATTGTGCGAGCTAACGTGCCTGCGGAAGGTGCGGAAGAAGGCGACTTCATCGACTGCGAAGTGAGTGCGATCTCGGCTAAAAGCCTCGACGGTGGCACCCTCGCGATCTCGACGCTACAAGGCCCGAACCCACACGACAAAACGGTCTGGGCATTGGCCAGCGGTGCAGTTCAGCTCTACCAAGACAAGATCCCAACCCGCGGTTACGTCCAGAAAGGTTGCCGAATCGAACGCACGATTCGCAATCCATTCGTCACCGCCGACGGCAAGGTCTTCCTGGTGATCAAAGAAGGTCATAAAGATTGGCGAATGGCCCAGGAAATCGTCTTCGGCGTGAACAACCTCGAACAGAACATCAGCCGTGGCAACAGTGGCCAGATCGCTCGAGCCTTGGACCAGAAGACAATCGAAGTCACGATCCCACCGCAATACAAGCAAGAGCCGGTCTTCTTCGTCTCGATCTTGATGGAAACGCCGATCGTCGACAGCCTGCTGAATAACAAAGTGGTGATCAACCGCTATCAGAACCTGATTGTGATCGGCAGCGATGTCGAAATCGGCCCGGTAGTGATCAACCACAACGGCATCAAGGTGGAAACGGCCAACCCGGAAGCATCGAAGTTTGTTTCGATCGACACTCAGAAGCAATACGCGACTCGCCTGAAAGACCTGGAAGATGCCCTCACCGCGTTGAAGGTGCCTGCAGAAGACATCATCGATATCGTCGAAGCACTGCATCACCAGGGCAAAGTTTACGGCGAACTGATTTACATCAACTAG
- the hemC gene encoding hydroxymethylbilane synthase, which yields MNGEPLRIGTRSSPLALWQANFVAEELKRSGQAVEIVHVSTTGDVSSGPLGDIGGQGLFTKEIQAALYDKRVDIAVHSLKDLPTEPTPGLALAAVPVREACGDVLVSRGGFHVDTLPQGAVIGTGSVRRRAQLLHTRPDLEIRDIRGNVETRLRKMDEGEYEAIVLAEAGLRRLEMAERIVHVIDKRVMLPAVGQGALGIEVRETDHRAKTAVSVLHHPDSFHCVQAERILLAELRGGCLAPVGAWARIEVERDLLHLDGIVISGDGVQKISAYACGPPTKAIEIGRQVASQLIIQGAQRIISYARSTGGRG from the coding sequence ATGAATGGTGAGCCTCTTCGTATCGGCACGCGCAGCAGCCCGTTGGCTTTATGGCAAGCCAACTTCGTCGCCGAAGAACTAAAACGTAGCGGCCAGGCAGTCGAGATCGTCCATGTCTCGACCACCGGTGACGTGTCATCCGGCCCGCTCGGCGACATCGGCGGACAAGGTCTCTTCACCAAAGAGATCCAGGCCGCACTATACGACAAGCGCGTCGACATCGCCGTGCACAGCCTGAAAGATCTGCCTACCGAACCAACGCCTGGGCTTGCTCTGGCAGCAGTTCCGGTTCGCGAAGCGTGCGGAGACGTTCTTGTTTCGCGTGGTGGCTTTCATGTCGACACCTTGCCCCAAGGTGCCGTGATCGGCACCGGCAGCGTTCGTCGTCGTGCGCAGCTTCTTCATACTCGTCCGGACCTCGAGATCCGCGACATCCGTGGCAACGTGGAAACACGCCTGCGTAAGATGGACGAAGGCGAATACGAAGCAATCGTGCTAGCGGAAGCAGGTCTGCGTCGTCTCGAAATGGCCGAACGGATCGTGCACGTGATCGACAAGCGCGTTATGCTGCCAGCCGTTGGTCAGGGCGCCTTGGGCATCGAGGTTCGTGAGACCGATCATCGTGCCAAGACAGCTGTCAGCGTGCTACATCATCCCGATAGCTTCCACTGCGTTCAGGCCGAACGCATTCTGCTGGCAGAGCTTCGCGGTGGCTGCCTTGCTCCGGTGGGTGCTTGGGCTCGCATTGAAGTCGAACGCGATCTGTTGCACCTGGATGGCATTGTCATCAGTGGCGACGGCGTGCAGAAGATCTCGGCCTATGCTTGCGGTCCGCCAACCAAGGCGATTGAGATCGGTCGTCAGGTGGCATCGCAACTGATCATTCAAGGCGCTCAGCGAATCATCAGCTACGCCCGCTCGACCGGCGGCCGAGGCTAG
- a CDS encoding rod-binding protein: MNVTSLNPTNSNQAADGQLRAKFDQFVGESMFGQMLKSMRESTGKPAYFHGGRAEEVFQSQLDQLLVSEISEASAEQISDPMFELFTANMNAGQSSAANTSTAEEAQEAIGQLEELQRRNQAQSNETDSAAMSRLDLSI; the protein is encoded by the coding sequence ATGAACGTCACCTCGCTCAATCCGACCAACTCGAATCAGGCCGCCGACGGTCAGCTTCGTGCGAAGTTCGATCAGTTCGTGGGCGAATCGATGTTCGGCCAAATGCTGAAGAGCATGCGGGAATCGACCGGCAAGCCTGCTTACTTCCATGGTGGCCGAGCCGAAGAAGTGTTCCAGTCGCAGCTCGATCAGTTGCTGGTCAGCGAGATCTCGGAAGCCAGTGCCGAACAGATCTCGGACCCAATGTTCGAGTTGTTCACCGCCAACATGAATGCGGGCCAGTCGTCCGCCGCCAACACTTCCACTGCCGAAGAAGCCCAAGAGGCGATCGGTCAATTGGAAGAACTGCAGCGTCGCAACCAGGCCCAAAGCAACGAGACCGATTCGGCCGCCATGTCGCGACTCGATCTGTCCATTTAG
- a CDS encoding DUF502 domain-containing protein, translated as MDPESSKKNAAPVSGFSAFRRAVLRGLAIAAPPLLTFVIFIWIFSTVQNYILAPIESTARTTIAWSIQDVHRELPNVAPEATRAEYKSVIYRKTANGQWVPGKIYDFVYDNLRDQPMPASGYGIYEQYVQYRYLQRRFTIPLLLCVCLLALYFTGKFMAAGLGRILWNASERQIMHRLPIIRNVYGSVKQVTDFLLNEQEIQFTRVVAVEYPRKGMWSLGFVTSESLLDIKDKAGEPVVTILVPTSPMPATGFTINAKKSETIELNITLDQAFQFIVSCGVVVPSHQQTSVSPVAGQIQSRLKQREEEPKSAIPHQENG; from the coding sequence ATGGACCCTGAATCGTCGAAAAAGAATGCAGCCCCGGTCAGTGGCTTCTCTGCCTTCCGTCGCGCGGTGCTTCGAGGACTGGCGATTGCCGCTCCTCCGCTGCTGACCTTCGTGATTTTTATCTGGATCTTTTCGACGGTCCAAAACTACATTCTGGCCCCGATCGAATCGACTGCTCGCACGACGATCGCCTGGAGCATCCAGGATGTCCACCGCGAACTTCCCAACGTCGCCCCGGAAGCGACCCGCGCCGAATACAAATCGGTCATCTATCGTAAGACTGCCAACGGTCAGTGGGTCCCTGGCAAGATCTACGACTTCGTCTACGACAACCTGCGCGATCAACCGATGCCGGCCTCAGGCTATGGCATCTACGAACAATACGTGCAGTATCGGTACCTGCAACGACGGTTCACGATTCCTCTGCTGCTGTGTGTCTGCTTGCTGGCGCTCTATTTCACCGGAAAATTTATGGCAGCGGGCCTCGGTCGTATTCTATGGAATGCCTCGGAGCGACAGATCATGCATCGGCTCCCTATCATTCGAAATGTTTATGGTTCGGTCAAACAGGTCACCGACTTTTTGCTAAACGAACAAGAAATCCAATTCACTCGTGTGGTTGCCGTCGAGTATCCACGTAAGGGGATGTGGTCACTCGGCTTCGTAACCAGCGAAAGCCTGCTAGATATCAAAGACAAAGCGGGCGAACCGGTCGTCACCATTCTGGTTCCAACCTCGCCGATGCCGGCTACTGGTTTTACCATTAACGCGAAGAAGAGCGAGACGATCGAATTGAATATTACGCTGGACCAGGCGTTCCAATTCATTGTCAGCTGCGGTGTGGTGGTTCCGTCCCATCAGCAGACTTCGGTGTCGCCGGTAGCAGGGCAAATTCAATCGCGATTGAAGCAGCGCGAAGAAGAACCCAAAAGCGCTATTCCTCACCAAGAAAATGGTTAA
- the flgA gene encoding flagellar basal body P-ring formation chaperone FlgA, translated as MTIASSIRFILCLTLLVIVAAPAMAQSGKVVLNTSATVGGPIVRLGDVASVEVADAAMQTELQQLELMPVPSIDTAAYLTINDIRSILAARGISSSVLEVTGSNRVRMQRGSVTETIQHATVEPKRIPRRTFRGQVQPEPSSEIMTVAHVIRNVRRGEVLRHDDVELRDLTVVRREDSYPTDLSNVIGKEVTRGIAADRPIASEDIREPVIVRRNEVVTVYAYAGNIVVRREMMALTDAGLGELIEVQPIDPTLFGRARQAERFQAQVKGPGEAVVMTGHVTVPTTKPLMPVPQSEIQR; from the coding sequence ATGACGATTGCATCCTCAATTCGATTCATCCTCTGCCTGACCTTGTTGGTCATCGTTGCCGCTCCGGCAATGGCCCAATCGGGCAAGGTGGTGCTGAACACGTCGGCCACGGTTGGCGGCCCGATCGTGCGATTGGGCGATGTCGCTTCGGTCGAAGTCGCCGACGCCGCCATGCAAACCGAACTGCAGCAATTGGAACTGATGCCGGTCCCCAGCATCGACACGGCTGCTTACCTGACCATCAACGACATTCGCTCGATCCTGGCAGCTCGCGGCATCTCGTCCAGTGTGCTGGAAGTCACCGGCTCGAATCGCGTTCGCATGCAGCGTGGATCGGTTACCGAAACCATCCAGCACGCCACCGTCGAACCGAAGCGAATTCCACGCCGCACTTTCCGCGGCCAGGTTCAACCAGAACCATCGTCGGAAATCATGACGGTCGCCCACGTCATTCGCAATGTTCGCCGCGGCGAAGTCCTTCGCCACGACGACGTCGAACTGCGAGACTTGACCGTCGTCCGTCGCGAAGATTCGTATCCAACGGATTTGTCGAATGTCATCGGCAAAGAAGTCACTCGCGGCATCGCCGCCGATCGTCCGATCGCTTCGGAAGACATTCGCGAGCCAGTCATCGTGCGTCGCAACGAAGTCGTCACCGTTTACGCCTACGCCGGCAACATTGTCGTTCGCCGCGAAATGATGGCCCTTACCGATGCTGGCCTGGGCGAACTGATCGAAGTTCAGCCGATCGATCCCACCCTGTTCGGTCGTGCTCGTCAGGCCGAACGTTTCCAAGCTCAAGTCAAAGGCCCTGGCGAAGCGGTTGTGATGACCGGTCATGTGACCGTCCCGACCACGAAGCCACTGATGCCTGTTCCCCAGTCGGAGATTCAACGATGA
- the flgN gene encoding flagellar export chaperone FlgN — protein MTTTAEIQTPLAIDLERETATFLQELSDVQSDLLSVLHLKRQQMVANDLEAMQQTAESEQALVERLDNLRDSRKVLLENARGKGLPADSLHSLAKVFTDGESSELAQKAHNAKDAMRHIQNETLTNFVLAQQTVLHLSQLLQIIATGGKIKPTYEAENASNQGGTLVDQDA, from the coding sequence ATGACTACCACCGCCGAAATTCAAACGCCTCTGGCTATCGATCTCGAGCGGGAAACAGCCACGTTTCTGCAAGAGCTTTCCGACGTTCAGTCCGACCTGCTGAGTGTGCTGCACCTGAAACGGCAGCAGATGGTCGCGAATGATCTGGAAGCGATGCAACAAACGGCCGAGAGCGAACAGGCCCTCGTCGAGCGACTCGACAACCTGCGAGACTCGCGCAAAGTGCTGCTCGAAAACGCTCGTGGCAAAGGGTTGCCAGCAGATAGCTTGCATTCACTCGCCAAGGTCTTCACTGATGGCGAAAGTAGCGAGTTGGCGCAGAAGGCTCACAATGCGAAGGATGCGATGCGGCATATTCAGAACGAAACGCTGACCAACTTCGTGCTAGCCCAGCAAACCGTCCTACATCTTTCGCAATTGCTACAAATCATTGCGACGGGGGGAAAGATTAAACCGACATATGAAGCGGAGAATGCCTCGAATCAGGGTGGGACCCTGGTGGACCAGGATGCTTAG